One part of the Gossypium raimondii isolate GPD5lz chromosome 1, ASM2569854v1, whole genome shotgun sequence genome encodes these proteins:
- the LOC105776623 gene encoding uncharacterized protein LOC105776623 isoform X1, producing the protein MSNMNRVSQNSSLFRRLLHTLSRDDGPSETLKKKVPEIEKTRKRRNPKKAQLFVEVPESRSFLDTATLPMYLAVAGIALFAKLLMMHDESKSQEMIERKIKNAPPGQGTIRMLTREEWEEIREVRPRTPFESKLARPNAKIRTGEPLHMEDMKNWTIDILTDALTRAENCSKHK; encoded by the exons ATGA GTAACATGAACAGGGTTAGTCAAAACTCGTCGTTGTTTCGGAGGTTGTTGCATACATTATCCCGTGATGATGGTCCTTCTGAAACCTTGAAGAAAAAGGTTCCTGAAATCGAGAAGACGAGGAAAAGGAGGAACCCCAAGAAGGCTCAGTTGTTTGTGGAGGTTCCCGAATCAAGATCCTTTCTAGATACAGCAACACTGCCAATGTATCTTGCTGTAGCTGGAATTGCACTTTTTGCAAAGCTGCTCATGATG CATGATGAATCAAAGTCCCAGGAAATGATTGAGCGAAAGATAAAGAATGCTCCTCCTGGTCAAGGCACCATTCGGATGCTTACTCGTGAAGAGTGGGAAGAAATTAGAGAAGTCAGACCAAGAACTCCTTTTGAATCCAAGCTTGCTCGTCCAAATGCAAAAATAAGAACTGGTGAACCGTTGCATATG GAGGACATGAAGAATTGGACAATAGATATTCTGACAGATGCACTTACACGAGCTGAAAACTGTTCTAAACACAAGTAA
- the LOC105776623 gene encoding uncharacterized protein LOC105776623 isoform X2: MNRVSQNSSLFRRLLHTLSRDDGPSETLKKKVPEIEKTRKRRNPKKAQLFVEVPESRSFLDTATLPMYLAVAGIALFAKLLMMHDESKSQEMIERKIKNAPPGQGTIRMLTREEWEEIREVRPRTPFESKLARPNAKIRTGEPLHMEDMKNWTIDILTDALTRAENCSKHK, from the exons ATGAACAGGGTTAGTCAAAACTCGTCGTTGTTTCGGAGGTTGTTGCATACATTATCCCGTGATGATGGTCCTTCTGAAACCTTGAAGAAAAAGGTTCCTGAAATCGAGAAGACGAGGAAAAGGAGGAACCCCAAGAAGGCTCAGTTGTTTGTGGAGGTTCCCGAATCAAGATCCTTTCTAGATACAGCAACACTGCCAATGTATCTTGCTGTAGCTGGAATTGCACTTTTTGCAAAGCTGCTCATGATG CATGATGAATCAAAGTCCCAGGAAATGATTGAGCGAAAGATAAAGAATGCTCCTCCTGGTCAAGGCACCATTCGGATGCTTACTCGTGAAGAGTGGGAAGAAATTAGAGAAGTCAGACCAAGAACTCCTTTTGAATCCAAGCTTGCTCGTCCAAATGCAAAAATAAGAACTGGTGAACCGTTGCATATG GAGGACATGAAGAATTGGACAATAGATATTCTGACAGATGCACTTACACGAGCTGAAAACTGTTCTAAACACAAGTAA